One Pempheris klunzingeri isolate RE-2024b chromosome 22, fPemKlu1.hap1, whole genome shotgun sequence DNA segment encodes these proteins:
- the bik gene encoding bcl-2-interacting killer has protein sequence MVEQTRQPSRVVSLQAGPGEVDTGTLFDVNLRINERAARAFGRQLAAIGDQLAWEWASRQQNWLPTPLHMLRPAQALTRTIYRDVRSQIWGLQGLSAAVKAWMASTAPGQGILRADTWAAWVSNLKPVKCTGWTRGALVTVALVAAVTIFGALWMEWKA, from the exons ATGGTGGAACAAACAAGACAGCCGAGTCGTGTCGTCTCCCTCCAGGCTGGCCCTGGTGAGGTGGACACTGGCACCCTGTTTGACGTAAACCTCAG GATCAATGAAAGGGCTGCTCGGGCATTTGGGCGCCAGTTGGCTGCAATTGGAGACCAGCTGGCCTGGGAATGGgccagcagacagcagaacTGGCTACCAACTCCTCTCCACATGCTGAGACCCGCTCAGGCACTGACTAGGACCATCTATCG GGACGTCCGCAGTCAGATATGGGGCCTCCAGGGCCTGTCTGCGGCAGTGAAGGCCTGGATGGCGAGCACTGCGCCCGGGCAGGGCATCCTCAGAGCGGACACCTGGGCAGCCTGG GTGTCCAACTTGAAACCAGTAAAGTGCACTGGCTGGACCAGAGGAGCACTGGTGACTGTAGCACTGGTGGCTGCAGTGACTATTTTCGGTGCACTGTGGATGGAATGGAAAGCCTAA
- the mcat gene encoding malonyl-CoA-acyl carrier protein transacylase, mitochondrial has product MLASLVVRGVRASRGKVRSLVPLSRRLTTNQPGSPDGSHHPPPETSAPLPGSPGAAPAMQHRRRRKDPSGSSVLLFPGQGSQFVGMGRGLLKYPNVKEMFAVAQKILGYDLLSLCLQGPEEELMKTVHCQPAVFVTSLAAVERLNHENPAAIEMCVAAAGFSVGEFAALVFSGAMNYAEALYTVKVRAEAMQEASELVPSGMLSVVGRPQAHYKYACLQAKEHCMSQGIKEPVCSVANYLFPDGRVIAGHQQALDFLQQNSRRLQFMRATRLPVSGAFHTELMKSAAEPLREVLRQVEVRRPEINVYSNVDGKRYMNESHLRRQLVKQVVSPVKWEQTLHEIYERTQGEKFPHTYEIGPGKQLGATLQRCNRKAFQNYTHVEVTTQED; this is encoded by the exons ATGTTGGCGTCACTGGTCGTTAGGGGGGTAAGAGCCTCCAGAGGGAAGGTCAGGTCCCTGGTCCCTCTGAGCAGGAGACTGACCACCAACCAGCCCGGCTCCCCGGATGGAAGTCACCACCCTCCGCCCGAAACCTCCGCTCCTCTCCCGGGCAGCCCCGGAGCAGCGCCCGCTATGCAGCACCGGAGACGCAGGAAGGACCCCAGCGGCAGCTCCGTGCTCCTCTTTCCCGGCCAGGGCAGCCAGTTTGTGGGCATGGGCAGAGGTCTCCTGAAGTACCCTAACGTTAAGGAAATGTTCGCGGTAGCCCAGAAGATCCTCGGGTACgacctgctgtctctgtgcctgCAGGGACCCGAGGAGGAGCTGATGAAGACGGTCCACTGTCAGCCGGCGGTGTTCGTCACTTCTCTGGCTGCGGTGGAGAGGCTCAACCACGAAAACCCCGCG GCCATTGAGATGTGTGTCGCTGCTGCAGGCTTCAGCGTTGGAGAATTTGCCGCCTTGGTTTTCTCTGGTGCCATGAACTACGCGGAAG CTCTGTACACAGTGAAGGTGCGTGCAGAGGCCATGCAGGAAGCATCAGAGCTGGTTCCTAGTGGGATGCTGTCGGTCGTCGGTAGACCACAGGCCCACTATAAATATGCCTGTCTGCAGGCTAAGGAGCACTGCATGAGTCAGGGCATCAAGGAGCCGGTCTGCTCCGTGGCCAACTATCTGTTTCCTGATGGCAGGGTCATCGCCGGCCACCAACAG GCTCTGGACTTCCTCCAGCAAAACTCGCGACGTCTCCAGTTCATGAGGGCCACGCGTCTCCCAGTCAGCGGGGCTTTTCACACTGAGCTGATGAAGTCGGCTGCTGAACCCCTCCGAGAGGTGCTCAGGCAGGTGGAG GTCCGTCGTCCTGAGATCAACGTGTACTCCAATGTGGACGGCAAGCGCTACATGAATGAGAGCCACCTGCGCAGGCAGCTGGTGAAGCAGGTGGTGTCGCCCGTGAAGTGGGAGCAAACTCTGCACGAGATCTACGAGAGGACTCAGGGAGAGAAGTTCCCCCACACCTACGAGATCGGCCCGGGGAAGCAGCTCGGTGCCACGCTTCAAAGGTGCAACAGGAAGGCCTTCCAAAATTACACACATGTGGAAGTCACCACTCAGGAGGACTGA